A part of Brassica rapa cultivar Chiifu-401-42 chromosome A05, CAAS_Brap_v3.01, whole genome shotgun sequence genomic DNA contains:
- the LOC103829791 gene encoding uncharacterized protein LOC103829791 isoform X1, giving the protein MSVHMFLPDSKATIMPATVNASHFSRFMVRVQLSPPSRRLRRLMGSRLWEGGELLDIILSRGGKYKEEDAKFVMVQDIVSDCILSSPKCCTPISQTPRVKKGSTKIYL; this is encoded by the exons ATGTCCGTTCATATGTTCTTGCCTGATTCGAAG GCAACTATCATGCCAGCCACTGTGAATGCTAGCCACTTTTCCCGTTTTATGGTGCGAGTCCAGCTCAGTCCTCCTTCAAGAAGGCTCCGGCGACTTATGGGATCGCG GCTATGGGAAGGAGGAGAGCTTTTGGATATAATACTTTCAAG AGGTGGGAAGTATAAGGAGGAGGATGCAAAGTTTGTTATGGTACAAGATATTGTAAGTGATTGCATTTTGTCATCTCCAAAGTGTTGTACACCGATATCTCAAACCCCAAG GGTCAAAAAAGGCAGCACAAAAATTTACCTCTAA
- the LOC103829791 gene encoding uncharacterized protein LOC103829791 isoform X3: MSVHMFLPDSKATIMPATVNASHFSRFMVRVQLSPPSRRLRRLMGSRLWEGGELLDIILSRGGKYKEEDAKFVMVQDIVSDCILSSPKCCTPISQTPRLQ, from the exons ATGTCCGTTCATATGTTCTTGCCTGATTCGAAG GCAACTATCATGCCAGCCACTGTGAATGCTAGCCACTTTTCCCGTTTTATGGTGCGAGTCCAGCTCAGTCCTCCTTCAAGAAGGCTCCGGCGACTTATGGGATCGCG GCTATGGGAAGGAGGAGAGCTTTTGGATATAATACTTTCAAG AGGTGGGAAGTATAAGGAGGAGGATGCAAAGTTTGTTATGGTACAAGATATTGTAAGTGATTGCATTTTGTCATCTCCAAAGTGTTGTACACCGATATCTCAAACCCCAAG ATTACAATAA
- the LOC103829791 gene encoding uncharacterized protein LOC103829791 isoform X2: MSVHMFLPDSKATIMPATVNASHFSRFMVRVQLSPPSRRLRRLMGSRLWEGGELLDIILSRGGKYKEEDAKFVMVQDIVSDCILSSPKCCTPISQTPRFWLFRLQ, encoded by the exons ATGTCCGTTCATATGTTCTTGCCTGATTCGAAG GCAACTATCATGCCAGCCACTGTGAATGCTAGCCACTTTTCCCGTTTTATGGTGCGAGTCCAGCTCAGTCCTCCTTCAAGAAGGCTCCGGCGACTTATGGGATCGCG GCTATGGGAAGGAGGAGAGCTTTTGGATATAATACTTTCAAG AGGTGGGAAGTATAAGGAGGAGGATGCAAAGTTTGTTATGGTACAAGATATTGTAAGTGATTGCATTTTGTCATCTCCAAAGTGTTGTACACCGATATCTCAAACCCCAAG ATTTTGGCTTTTCAGATTACAATAA
- the LOC103829794 gene encoding transcription initiation factor TFIID subunit 7, with translation MEEQFILRVPPSVSERIDRLLSDEASTSDDIPLDLCFSEDGRSGTFVIGNEEFRASLLDLPAVVESFKTYDDSALVKTADIGQMIMVREPGDPTPNTVEYRHGLTPPMKDARKRRFRREPDLNPELVQRVERDLLNILSGGTIGHANEQQEETAANENTSDNNANKKVSSPAEKPEAAPETGTNTSNNNNNATEADPERSESEDSDDSM, from the exons ATGGAGGAACAGTTCATACTTAGGGTTCCACCCTCTGTTTCAGAGCGAATCGATCGGCTCCTGAGCGACGAGGCTTCTACTTCCGACGACATCCCTTTAGATTTGTGCTTTTCAG AGGATGGGAGAAGCGGGACTTTTGTAATTGGAAACGAAGAGTTCCGGGCTTCTCTCCTGGATCTTCCTGCTGTTGTTGAGTCCTTTAAAACTTATGATGATTCTGCACTAGTCAAAACTGCTGATATTGGTCAG ATGATAATGGTTAGGGAGCCGGGTGATCCCACGCCTAATACAGTTGAATACAGACATGGTTTAACTCCTCCAATGAAGGATGCTCGCAAGAGAAGATTCCGTCGAGAGCCTGACCTTAAT CCGGAGCTTGTACAGCGCGTTGAGAGAGACTTGCTGAACATCTTGAGTGGCGGAACCATCGGACAC GCAAATGAGCAACAAGAGGAAACAGCTGCGAACGAGAATACTAGTGATAATAATGCAAACAAGAAAGTGTCTTCACCTGCTGAAAAGCCTGAAGCTGCTCCTGAGACAGGGACTAATACtagcaataataataataatgcaaCCGAAGCTGACCCGGAGAGAAGTGAATCAGAAGATTCTGATGATTCTATGTGA
- the LOC103829795 gene encoding F-box/kelch-repeat protein At1g55270 translates to MDLSSHRQSPNGSRGFRLQAPLVDSVSCYCRVDSGLKTVVEARKFVPGSKLCIQPDINPNAHRRSKNSKRERTRIQPPLLPGLPDDLAVACLIRVPRAEHRKLRLVCKRWYRLASGNFFYSQRKLLGMSEEWVYVFKRDRDGKISWNTFDPVSQHPQPLPPVPREYSEAVGFGCAVLSGCHLYLFGGKDPLRGSMRRVIFYNARTNKWHRAPDMLRKRHFFGSCVINNCLYVAGGECEGIQRTLRSAEVYDPNKNRWSFVADMSTAMVPLIGVVYDKKWFLKGLGSHQQVMSEAYDPETNSWRPVSDGMVTGWRNPCTSLNGRLYGLDCRDGCKLRVFDETTDSWNKFMDSKVHLGNSRALEAAALVPLNNKLCIIRNNMSMSLVDVTNPDKNNPRVWENIAVKGQSKSILSNIWSSIAGRAVKSHIVHCQVLQA, encoded by the exons ATGGATCTATCTTCCCACCGACAATCCCCAAATGGTTCCAGGGGGTTTCGCCTTCAAGCTCCATTG GTGGATTCCGTATCTTGCTACTGCAGAGTAGATTCAGGTCTCAAGACCGTTGTAGAAGCTAGAAAGTTCGTTCCTGGCTCAAAGCTTTGTATCCAACCCGACATCAACCCCAATGCTCATCGTCGCAGCAAGAACTCTAAGCGAGAGAGGACAAGAATCCAACCTCCGCTTCTCCCTGGCCTCCCCGACGACCTAGCCGTCGCTTGTCTCATCCGTGTCCCTCGTGCAGAGCATAGGAAACTCAGGCTTGTGTGTAAGAGATGGTACAGGCTTGCTTCTGGTAACTTTTTCTACTCTCAGAGGAAGCTACTTGGGATGTCTGAAGAATGGGTTTATGTTTTTAAGAGAGACCGTGATGGGAAGATCTCTTGGAACACGTTTGATCCTGTCTCCCAGCATCCTCAGCCGCTTCCACCTGTTCCTAGAGAGTATTCTGAAGCTGTTGGGTTTGGTTGCGCTGTTCTAAGCGGTTGTCATCTTTATTTGTTTGGAGGTAAAGATCCGTTAAGAGGATCAATGAGGAGGGTTATTTTCTATAATGCCAGGACGAATAAGTGGCATAGAGCACCGGATATGCTTAGGAAGCGACACTTCTTTGGTTCTTGTGTCATTAACAACTGCTTGTACGTAGCGGGTGGGGAGTGCGAAGGGATACAGAGGACACTACGCTCAGCTGAGGTTTATGATCCGAACAAGAACAGGTGGAGTTTTGTTGCTGATATGAGCACAGCGATGGTGCCTCTTATCGGTGTGGTTTATGACAAGAAGTGGTTTCTCAAGGGTCTTGGCTCTCACCAACAGGTCATGAGTGAAGCTTATGACCCTGAGACTAACTCATGGAGGCCGGTCAGTGACGGGATGGTTACCGGTTGGCGAAACCCGTGTACTTCTCTAAACGGTCGTCTCTACGGATTGGACTGTAGAGACGGGTGTAAGCTCAGGGTGTTTGATGAAACCACGGATTCATGGAACAAGTTCATGGACAGTAAAGTACACTTGGGAAACTCGAGGGCGCTTGAAGCTGCGGCTCTTGTCCCGCTGAACAATAAGCTTTGTATAATACGGAACAACATGAGCATGAGTCTGGTTGATGTAACGAATCCTGATAAGAACAACCCTCGAGTATGGGAAAACATTGCGGTGAAAGGACAGTCCAAGAGCATACTCAGTAATATATGGTCGAGTATCGCAGGGAGAGCTGTGAAAAGCCATATTGTGCATTGCCAAGTGCTTCAAGCCTAG
- the LOC103829796 gene encoding uncharacterized protein LOC103829796, producing the protein MASSITFSCLFLSLLSLSTALSSLDLLSSGDVHDLLPRYGFPKGLLPDNVKSYTLSDGGDFTVDLNTPCYVDFPGQTVFYDKKIAGKLSFGSVKDVEGIKAKELFIWASITAMKSDPSSGDIVFSVGFVSKSLPASMFNNVPSCSKKLSLES; encoded by the coding sequence ATGGCTTCTTCGATCACATTCTCCTgcctcttcctctctctcctctctctctccaccGCTTTATCATCTCTAGATCTCCTGTCCTCCGGTGACGTCCACGATCTCCTCCCTCGCTACGGATTCCCCAAAGGTCTTCTTCCGGATAACGTCAAATCGTACACTCTCTCCGACGGCGGAGACTTCACCGTCGACTTAAACACTCCCTGCTACGTCGACTTCCCCGGTCAAACCGTGTTCTACGACAAGAAGATCGCCGGGAAGCTCAGCTTCGGATCTGTGAAAGACGTGGAAGGAATCAAAGCTAAAGAATTGTTCATCTGGGCATCGATCACCGCCATGAAATCGGATCCAAGCTCTGGAGATATTGTCTTCTCCGTCGGATTCGTATCCAAGTCTTTGCCGGCGTCTATGTTCAATAATGTTCCCTCTTGCTCCAAAAAACTTAGTCTTGAATCTTAA